In Aegilops tauschii subsp. strangulata cultivar AL8/78 chromosome 3, Aet v6.0, whole genome shotgun sequence, one genomic interval encodes:
- the LOC109771096 gene encoding frataxin, mitochondrial, translating into MAVRKLILGLTAARRASSRASVLLRASSLLEASTSASHGTAAATNGSPRALLFSSRVFSSTPPAKQSAGDVPAPSAVDHKLIMPEDKFHKLADDTIHDLLEKLEEYGDSQQMDGFDIDYGNQVLTLRLGDLGTYVVNKQTPNRQIWLSSPVSGPARFDWDAATDSWVYRRTGVNLMRLLEKEIGELCGTPVDLS; encoded by the exons atggcggtgcGGAAGCTCATCCTCGGTCTCACAGCAGCAAGGCGAGCCAGTTCTCGGGCCTCTGTACTCCTCCGGGCTTCATCCCTCCTGGAAGCCTCCACTTCTGCCTCCCACGGCACCGCCGCCGCGACGAATGGATCGCCAAGGGCGCTGCTCTTCTCCTCTAGGGTCTTCTCGTCGACCCCTCCGGCTAAACAGTCCGCCGGAGATGTGCCCGCCCCATCCGCGGTGGACCACAA GTTGATAATGCCAGAGGATAAGTTCCATAAATTAGCAGATGATACAATACATGATTTGCTTGAAAAACTTGAG GAATATGGTGATTCTCAGCAGATGGATGGCTTCGACATAGATTATGGG AATCAAGTTCTAACATTGAGGCTAGGCGATTTGGGGACCTATGTTGTAAACAAGCAAACACCAAACAGACAAATCTGGCTATCTTCACCTGTGAG TGGGCCTGCGAGGTTTGACTGGGATGCAGCAACAGACAGTTGGGTTTATAGGCGGACTGGAGTAAATCTCATGCGGCTTCTAGAGAAGGAGATCGGTGAGCTCTGTGGGACTCCAGTAGACCTTTCATAA
- the LOC109771098 gene encoding calcium-binding protein PBP1, which translates to MERLLPSQNLWTPSSPVTTPLFKHPPTILLSFSIHHCCKLGRVFLILCSSPSTRIGHSMGVDRGSTSVQFDDFLPSMAKKLGAEGLIQELCKGFQLLMDPRAGRITFQSLKRNAARLGLGELRDDELQEMMREGDMDGDSALDQTEFCILMVRLSPELMEQESHRMFEC; encoded by the coding sequence ATGGAGAGGCTGCTTCCTTCCCAGAACCTATGGACTCCTTCCTCCCCCGTCACCACCCCCTTATTTAAGCACCCACCCACCATTCTCCTCTCATTCTCCATTCACCACTGTTGCAAGCTGGGCCGGGTGTTCTTGATCCTTTGTTCTTCGCCGTCGACGAGGATCGGGCACAGCATGGGCGTCGACAGGGGGAGCACCTCGGTGCAGTTTGACGACTTCCTGCCGTCGATGGCGAAGAAGCTCGGCGCAGAGGGGCTGATCCAGGAGCTCTGCAAGGGGTTCCAGCTGCTCATGGACCCCAGGGCCGGCAGGATCACCTTCCAGAGCCTCAAGAGGAACGCTGCTAGGCTGGGGCTCGGCGAGCTCCGGGACGACGAGCTCCAGGAGATGATGAGGGAGGGGGACATGGACGGGGACAGCGCCCTGGATCAGACCGAGTTCTGCATTCTCATGGTCAGGCTGAGCCCTGAGCTCATGGAGCAAGAGTCGCATAGGATGTTTGAATGTTGA